A single region of the Aeromicrobium chenweiae genome encodes:
- the guaB gene encoding IMP dehydrogenase: protein MEQTGIPDKFASLGLTYDDVLLLPGFSDLNPADIDTTSRLTRDISLKVPLISAAMDTVTESRMAIAMARQGGIGVLHRNLSLQDQAYQVDLVKRTQTGIISNPVTIGPDATLEDLDRICGEYRVSGLPVVDTDNRLIGIITNRDLRFTPLAEWATTKVDEMMTPMPLITGDVGISREDATLLLRKHKRERLPLVDADGRLAGLITVKDFVKGEQFPQASYDADGRLMVGAAIGYFGDAWERATTLIEAGVDVLVADTAHGHVRMLLEIVKRLKTDPATRHVQVIGGNVATRDGAQAFVDAGADAVKVGFGPGSICTTRVVTGCGVPQVTAVYEASLAAKAAGIPVIADGGLQQSGDIAKALVAGAETVMIGSMLAGVEESPGEVVFVNGKQFKAYRGMGSLGAMSSRGKKSYSKDRYFQAEVASDDKIVPEGVEGQVAYRGPLSAVAHQLIGGLTQSMFYVGARTIPELQDKGRFVRITSASLKESHPHDIQMTAEAPNYSSR, encoded by the coding sequence ATGGAGCAGACCGGTATTCCTGACAAGTTCGCATCCCTTGGTCTCACGTACGACGACGTGCTCCTGCTGCCCGGGTTCTCGGACCTGAACCCGGCCGACATCGACACGACGTCCCGCCTGACGCGCGACATCAGCCTGAAGGTCCCGCTGATCAGCGCCGCGATGGACACCGTGACCGAGTCGCGGATGGCCATCGCCATGGCTCGCCAGGGCGGCATCGGCGTGCTGCACCGCAACCTGTCGCTGCAGGACCAGGCGTACCAGGTCGACCTCGTCAAGCGCACCCAGACCGGCATCATCTCCAACCCCGTCACGATCGGCCCCGACGCGACCCTCGAGGACCTCGACCGCATCTGTGGCGAATATCGCGTCTCGGGTCTCCCGGTCGTCGACACCGACAACCGCCTGATCGGCATCATCACCAACCGCGACCTGCGGTTCACCCCGCTCGCGGAGTGGGCGACCACCAAGGTCGACGAGATGATGACCCCGATGCCCCTCATCACCGGTGACGTCGGCATCAGCCGCGAGGACGCGACCCTGCTGCTGCGCAAGCACAAGCGCGAGCGCCTGCCGCTGGTCGACGCCGACGGCCGCCTCGCGGGCCTCATCACGGTCAAGGACTTCGTCAAGGGCGAGCAGTTCCCGCAGGCCTCCTACGACGCCGACGGCCGGCTCATGGTCGGTGCGGCGATCGGCTACTTCGGTGACGCGTGGGAGCGCGCCACCACGCTCATCGAGGCCGGCGTCGACGTGCTCGTGGCCGACACCGCCCATGGCCACGTCCGGATGCTGCTCGAGATCGTCAAGCGCCTCAAGACCGACCCGGCCACCCGCCACGTGCAGGTCATCGGCGGCAACGTGGCGACCCGCGACGGCGCGCAGGCGTTCGTCGACGCGGGTGCCGACGCGGTCAAGGTGGGCTTCGGTCCCGGCTCGATCTGCACCACGCGCGTCGTGACCGGGTGCGGCGTCCCGCAGGTCACCGCCGTGTACGAGGCGTCGCTCGCGGCCAAGGCGGCCGGCATCCCGGTCATCGCCGACGGCGGCCTGCAGCAGTCCGGTGACATCGCCAAGGCGCTCGTCGCCGGTGCCGAGACCGTGATGATCGGGTCGATGCTCGCAGGCGTCGAGGAGTCGCCCGGCGAGGTCGTCTTCGTCAACGGCAAGCAGTTCAAGGCCTACCGGGGCATGGGATCGCTCGGAGCGATGAGCAGCCGGGGCAAGAAGTCGTACTCCAAGGACCGCTACTTCCAGGCCGAGGTGGCCAGCGACGACAAGATCGTCCCCGAGGGCGTCGAGGGCCAGGTCGCCTACCGCGGCCCGCTGTCCGCCGTCGCCCACCAGCTCATCGGTGGCCTGACCCAGTCGATGTTCTACGTCGGTGCGCGCACGATCCCCGAGCTGCAGGACAAGGGTCGCTTCGTGCGGATCACGTCCGCCTCGCTCAAGGAGAGCCACCCGCACGACATCCAGATGACGGCCGAGGCGCCCAACTACTCGTCGCGATGA
- a CDS encoding TetR/AcrR family transcriptional regulator, which translates to MERKPGRPRALTVEVIAHAALDDGVDTFSMPSVARRLGVAHSGLYRYVADRDDLLVRAMDIAFDSTTWPDAELPWDELLREIGESTWRACDAHPGLDRATQTAPRPAPSVLARMPQWVARVEEEGFDAADAAVAVEFVLALALDCSSQMGRLRRIRERYPVKADIPVAKPYDTDEVWEGRGLYDRKLAIFLAGLETRRKIS; encoded by the coding sequence ATGGAGCGTAAGCCAGGCCGTCCGCGGGCCCTCACAGTAGAAGTGATCGCCCACGCGGCCCTTGATGACGGCGTCGACACGTTCAGCATGCCCTCTGTCGCCCGTCGTCTCGGTGTCGCGCACTCTGGCCTCTACCGCTACGTCGCCGATCGCGACGACCTGCTGGTGCGCGCGATGGACATCGCCTTCGACTCCACGACCTGGCCCGACGCCGAGCTGCCGTGGGACGAGCTCCTCCGTGAGATCGGTGAGTCGACGTGGAGGGCGTGCGACGCCCACCCCGGGCTCGACCGCGCGACCCAGACCGCTCCTCGTCCTGCCCCGTCCGTGCTCGCGCGCATGCCGCAGTGGGTCGCCCGGGTCGAGGAGGAGGGTTTCGACGCCGCGGACGCCGCGGTGGCGGTCGAGTTCGTGCTCGCCCTGGCCCTCGACTGCTCGTCCCAGATGGGCCGACTGCGCCGCATCCGGGAGCGCTACCCCGTCAAGGCTGACATCCCGGTCGCCAAGCCCTACGACACCGACGAGGTGTGGGAGGGTCGTGGCCTCTACGACCGCAAGCTGGCCATCTTCCTGGCCGGCCTCGAGACCCGGCGCAAGATCTCCTAG
- a CDS encoding ABC transporter substrate-binding protein, whose product MKKTFLAALAATALLTLSACGSSDSEGGDDAASSSFSYKDDFGQQIDLDTMPQRLLVQSSMAAALTDLGLGDKIVGTFGPLKDAEGKPDSQVAGLDVSKVKDVTGGGEYGSIDLEAAAGLKPDLVVTSSYLDDDLWYINDKNATALKKLAPILVVSFDGKTLPELLDGTERAAKALGADLGSEKVEATHDAFTKAAERVRQVSADLGDRTILAGSAAQDYYYVSNPKVSPDLSYWKDELGLPLTVPGNPDEGGYFESLSWEKADKYPADIFLYDDRIGEAGMQLFEKEKVFQTLDAAKNGAYVPWTSVAPPSHQAYADLMDRLADDLEKQK is encoded by the coding sequence ATGAAGAAGACCTTCCTCGCAGCCCTCGCTGCGACGGCACTCCTGACCTTGTCCGCGTGCGGCTCGTCCGACTCCGAGGGTGGCGACGACGCTGCCTCCTCGTCCTTCAGCTACAAGGACGACTTCGGCCAGCAGATCGATCTCGACACGATGCCGCAGCGCCTGCTCGTGCAGTCGTCGATGGCCGCCGCCCTGACCGACCTCGGCCTCGGCGACAAGATCGTCGGCACGTTCGGCCCGCTCAAGGACGCCGAGGGCAAGCCCGACTCGCAGGTGGCCGGTCTCGACGTCTCGAAGGTCAAGGACGTGACCGGCGGCGGCGAGTACGGGTCGATCGACCTCGAGGCTGCCGCGGGACTCAAGCCCGACCTCGTCGTCACGAGCTCCTACCTCGACGACGACCTCTGGTACATCAACGACAAGAACGCCACGGCGCTCAAGAAGCTCGCCCCGATCCTCGTGGTCAGCTTCGACGGCAAGACGCTGCCCGAGCTGCTGGACGGCACCGAGCGGGCCGCCAAGGCACTGGGCGCCGACCTGGGCTCGGAGAAGGTCGAGGCCACGCACGACGCGTTCACGAAGGCCGCCGAGCGGGTCAGGCAGGTCTCCGCCGACCTCGGTGACCGCACGATCCTCGCCGGCTCGGCCGCGCAGGACTACTACTACGTCTCGAACCCCAAGGTGAGCCCCGACCTGTCCTACTGGAAGGACGAGCTGGGCCTGCCCCTGACGGTGCCCGGCAACCCCGACGAGGGCGGCTACTTCGAGTCCCTCAGCTGGGAGAAGGCCGACAAGTACCCGGCCGACATCTTCCTGTACGACGACCGGATCGGTGAGGCCGGCATGCAGCTGTTCGAGAAGGAGAAGGTCTTCCAGACCCTCGACGCGGCCAAGAACGGCGCGTACGTGCCGTGGACGTCGGTCGCCCCGCCGAGCCACCAGGCGTACGCGGACCTCATGGACCGTCTCGCCGACGACCTGGAGAAGCAGAAGTAG
- a CDS encoding RNB domain-containing ribonuclease has translation MTAHDFESVRDELGLPPAAQTDRFPDDVLAEAETIAATVPPEAEDATAIPFVTIDPPGARDLDQAMFLERVGAGFRVHYAIADLGSAIVPGGAVDAEARRRGQTIYLPDGRVPLHPPVLSEGTLSLLPDEVRSAALWTIDVDAAGGVGAASVRRARIRSVAQLDYEGAQAGFDAGAPHPSIEPLADLGRLRLDVRVGLGAIELALPEQEVMAEGDDWVVRMRRRTEVDGWNAEISLLTGMAAARLMLDAGIGLLRTLPPADDEAVRELLRTAATLGVPVADGTTAAEVLAGLDPDLPASIALMREATGLLRGAGYVAFDGTPPDQAGHAGIGAPYAHVTAPLRRLADRFGTEVCLAICAGDEVPAWVRSALPELGGIMRASDQRAATADRTCIDLAEVWELEGRVGTVFDAVVLRAGDDEGEVVVTMPPVIATCRGAGLPEGQHVRVRLDEVDEERRRVVFAHDEGHART, from the coding sequence GTGACCGCCCACGACTTCGAGTCCGTCCGCGACGAGCTCGGGCTGCCGCCGGCAGCGCAGACCGACCGGTTCCCGGACGACGTCCTGGCCGAGGCGGAGACGATCGCGGCCACGGTGCCGCCGGAGGCCGAGGACGCCACGGCGATCCCGTTCGTCACGATCGACCCACCCGGTGCGCGCGACCTCGACCAGGCGATGTTCCTCGAGCGGGTCGGTGCCGGGTTCCGGGTGCACTACGCGATCGCCGATCTCGGCTCGGCCATCGTGCCGGGCGGCGCGGTGGACGCCGAGGCGCGGCGACGCGGGCAGACGATCTACCTGCCCGACGGGCGCGTGCCCCTGCACCCGCCGGTCCTGTCCGAGGGCACGTTGAGCCTCCTCCCGGACGAGGTCAGGTCGGCGGCGCTGTGGACGATCGACGTGGACGCGGCGGGTGGGGTCGGTGCCGCGTCCGTCCGACGGGCACGGATCCGGTCGGTCGCGCAGCTCGACTACGAGGGCGCGCAGGCCGGCTTCGACGCGGGAGCGCCGCACCCGTCGATCGAGCCCCTGGCGGACCTGGGCCGCCTGCGGCTCGACGTCCGCGTGGGCCTCGGGGCGATCGAGCTCGCCCTGCCCGAGCAGGAGGTCATGGCCGAGGGGGACGACTGGGTCGTCCGGATGCGCCGGCGCACCGAGGTGGACGGCTGGAACGCCGAGATCTCCCTGCTCACGGGCATGGCCGCGGCCCGGCTCATGCTGGACGCCGGCATCGGCCTGCTCCGCACGCTGCCGCCGGCGGACGACGAGGCCGTGCGGGAGCTGTTGCGCACCGCGGCGACACTGGGCGTCCCGGTCGCCGACGGGACGACCGCAGCCGAGGTGCTGGCGGGCCTCGACCCGGACCTGCCGGCCTCGATCGCGCTGATGCGTGAGGCCACCGGGCTGCTCCGCGGAGCGGGCTACGTCGCCTTCGACGGCACCCCGCCCGATCAGGCGGGCCACGCCGGCATCGGCGCTCCGTACGCCCACGTGACCGCCCCGCTGCGGCGTCTGGCCGACCGCTTCGGCACCGAGGTGTGCCTGGCGATCTGTGCGGGTGACGAGGTGCCGGCGTGGGTGCGTTCGGCCCTGCCCGAGCTCGGCGGCATCATGCGGGCGTCCGACCAGCGCGCCGCGACCGCCGACCGCACGTGCATCGACCTGGCCGAGGTGTGGGAGCTGGAGGGCCGGGTCGGCACGGTCTTCGACGCGGTCGTCCTGCGCGCGGGGGACGACGAGGGCGAGGTCGTCGTGACCATGCCGCCGGTCATCGCGACGTGTCGGGGAGCCGGCCTGCCCGAGGGCCAGCACGTCCGGGTGCGGCTGGACGAGGTCGACGAGGAACGTCGCCGGGTCGTCTTCGCGCATGACGAGGGTCACGCACGAACTTAG
- the groL gene encoding chaperonin GroEL (60 kDa chaperone family; promotes refolding of misfolded polypeptides especially under stressful conditions; forms two stacked rings of heptamers to form a barrel-shaped 14mer; ends can be capped by GroES; misfolded proteins enter the barrel where they are refolded when GroES binds) — MPKILEFDENARRSLERGVDKLANTVKVTLGPKGRYVVLDKKWGAPTITNDGVTVAREVELDDPFENLGAQLAKEVATKTNDVAGDGTTTATVLAQAMVHEGLRAVAAGANPVGLKKGIEAAVKAVVERLHEQARDVDDIKDMTDVATVSSRDAHIGELIAEAFDKVGKDGVITVEESNTMGTELEFTEGMQFDKGYLSPYMVTDTERMEVVLDDPYILVNQGKISSVSDLLPILEKVVQAGKALFIIAEDIEGEALSTLVVNKIKGTFTSAAVKAPAFGDRRKAMLQDIATLTGAEVVTPDVGLKLDTIGLEALGTARRVVITKDDTTIIEGGGDKADVDGRVNQIKAEIENTDSDWDREKLQERLAKLAGGVCVIQVGAATEVELKEKKHRIEDAVSATRAAIEEGIVAGGGSALVHAVSVLDDNLGLTGDEAVGVRIVRIGADAPLEWIARNGGVSGEVVVNKVRESGQGYNAATGEYGDLVGQGVLDPVKVTRSALANAASITAMLLTTETLIVEKPAEEADDAHAGHNH; from the coding sequence ATGCCCAAGATTCTTGAATTCGACGAGAACGCTCGTCGCTCGCTGGAGCGCGGCGTGGACAAGCTCGCCAACACCGTCAAGGTGACGCTCGGTCCCAAGGGCCGCTACGTCGTCCTGGACAAGAAGTGGGGCGCCCCCACGATCACGAACGACGGCGTGACCGTCGCCCGCGAGGTCGAGCTCGACGACCCGTTCGAGAACCTCGGCGCCCAGCTGGCCAAGGAAGTCGCCACCAAGACCAACGACGTCGCCGGTGACGGCACGACGACCGCGACCGTCCTGGCGCAGGCCATGGTCCACGAGGGCCTGCGCGCCGTCGCGGCCGGTGCGAACCCGGTCGGCCTGAAGAAGGGCATCGAGGCCGCCGTCAAGGCCGTCGTCGAGCGCCTCCACGAGCAGGCCCGCGACGTCGACGACATCAAGGACATGACGGACGTCGCGACGGTGTCCTCGCGTGACGCCCACATCGGCGAGCTCATCGCCGAGGCGTTCGACAAGGTGGGCAAGGACGGTGTCATCACCGTCGAGGAGTCCAACACGATGGGCACCGAGCTCGAGTTCACCGAGGGCATGCAGTTCGACAAGGGCTACCTGTCGCCGTACATGGTCACGGACACCGAGCGCATGGAGGTCGTCCTGGACGATCCCTACATCCTCGTCAACCAGGGCAAGATCTCCTCGGTCAGCGACCTGCTGCCGATCCTGGAGAAGGTCGTCCAGGCCGGCAAGGCGCTGTTCATCATCGCCGAGGACATCGAGGGCGAGGCCCTGTCGACGCTGGTCGTCAACAAGATCAAGGGCACGTTCACCTCGGCCGCCGTCAAGGCGCCCGCGTTCGGTGACCGTCGCAAGGCCATGCTGCAGGACATCGCGACCCTCACGGGCGCGGAGGTCGTGACGCCCGACGTCGGCCTCAAGCTCGACACGATCGGCCTCGAGGCGCTCGGCACCGCGCGCCGCGTCGTCATCACCAAGGACGACACCACGATCATCGAGGGCGGCGGCGACAAGGCCGACGTCGACGGTCGCGTCAACCAGATCAAGGCCGAGATCGAGAACACCGACTCGGACTGGGACCGCGAGAAGCTCCAGGAGCGTCTGGCCAAGCTGGCCGGCGGCGTCTGCGTCATCCAGGTCGGCGCGGCCACTGAGGTCGAGCTCAAGGAGAAGAAGCACCGCATCGAGGACGCCGTCTCGGCGACCCGCGCGGCGATCGAGGAGGGCATCGTCGCCGGTGGCGGCTCGGCTCTCGTCCACGCCGTCTCGGTGCTGGACGACAACCTCGGCCTGACCGGTGACGAGGCGGTCGGTGTGCGCATCGTCCGCATCGGTGCCGACGCCCCGCTCGAGTGGATCGCCCGCAACGGCGGCGTCTCCGGCGAGGTCGTCGTCAACAAGGTCCGCGAGAGCGGACAGGGCTACAACGCGGCCACGGGCGAGTACGGCGACCTGGTCGGCCAGGGCGTCCTCGACCCGGTGAAGGTCACGCGCTCCGCGCTGGCCAACGCTGCGTCGATCACCGCGATGCTCCTGACGACCGAGACGCTGATCGTCGAGAAGCCGGCCGAAGAGGCCGACGACGCGCACGCAGGTCACAACCACTGA
- the groES gene encoding co-chaperone GroES encodes MSVTIKPLEDRLVIQVVEAEQTTASGLVIPDTAKEKPQEGIVVSVGPGRVDDNGNRVPLDVAEGDKVIFSKYGGTEVKYAGEEYLILSARDVLAVVS; translated from the coding sequence GTGTCGGTCACCATCAAGCCGCTCGAGGATCGCCTGGTCATCCAGGTCGTCGAAGCAGAGCAGACCACTGCGTCCGGACTCGTTATTCCGGACACCGCCAAGGAGAAGCCGCAGGAAGGCATCGTCGTGTCGGTCGGCCCCGGTCGGGTCGACGACAACGGCAACCGCGTCCCGCTCGACGTTGCCGAGGGTGACAAGGTCATCTTCAGCAAGTACGGCGGCACCGAGGTCAAGTACGCGGGCGAGGAGTACCTCATCCTCTCCGCGCGCGACGTCCTCGCTGTCGTTTCGTGA